DNA sequence from the Odontesthes bonariensis isolate fOdoBon6 chromosome 18, fOdoBon6.hap1, whole genome shotgun sequence genome:
TTCCTTTGAAAATGACAGAAGTATGATAAATGACATTTTTGTCTTTACAGCTTTTTTGTAATagtttttgtgtgcatgtgtgcgtgcgtaTTGTTCCAAGTGCAGTCAAACAGTACTGGGCCATTTGCTTAGTTGGTTTCGACACTTTACTTCACTGAGAGAAGGTCCAACTGGATCTTATTAGCTACTGGGCCCTGTAAGAATGGTACATTTGTTTCTCGCCAACAAATAAAACATATCATATCATTTGAcctctaaaataaaataattcatgtGTCATAATGTAATATCAAGTAATCCAATATTTACAGAACATTTAGTAAGAAAAACCTAAGGAGGGGGGCAATGGGTACTTATGAATGTAGAGAAGCTATAATCGAGACAGCTGTAAGCGCATAAACTCATATAGGTGTTTGTTTAGGCCGGATGTCGAAAGCAAAAGGATAAGAGTCCAGACACTTGAGAGGAGTGCCAAAAGACCAGCTAGCTCATTTAAAATTTACATTCGTCTTGTAACTGAACGACTTTCTGAGCTGCCGTGCAATCTTAGCTTGAAAATACCTTGGGAGTTTTATAAACCTCAAGGAACACGAATCAAACATTGCTTGTCAGAGGGTTTTGAGATTAACACAATTATCAGCTCCATCCACATGCAGCACAGCGCTTCATAGAGCACAGCGCAAGCTCTTATCCACAGCAGTCAATAATGAACACTTATTCTGGTGGAACTGAATGAGCCTGACCCTTGATGAGTCTTAATccaatttactttttttttaagtttattcaTCAACTGCAGTCTATGAGTTTATTTGGCCTTCATTCCCAATGGTGCACAGTCTCCATGGTGCTTTGTTTATTTCTAATTGACAGGAAGGAAAAGGGTGAAAAGGGACTGATTGAGACGCCAAGAATTATAATTAGATAATAACTGTAGAGCTCTGAGGCTGTCTGCTTTTCGGTCCCAAAggataagaaaaacaaatacatcCCCACAGCGAGGACTTAAGGtttattgtctttatttttgCGCCATCTAGCGATCAGTCGCTTCATTTACAGGAAGTGACGTTTCTAGAAATGCCACCAATCAGCAACAGCGGCTCCCAATTCGAACGTCAACTCCTGGGGGATATTCGCTTTAATAGTGTATTATTTTGCGGACTAACTTAAGTCGCTTAACTGTGTTGTGTTAGTGATAGAATACAAACCAAATAACTAAACGCTACACAGTTTCTGGTAGGTTTATACAGACGCAGTTTTGATGTACAATGTCGGGCCGTAACTACTGAAAATAACCGAGTGGTCTGTCAAACTAACGTTTACTTGCATGCTAACTTAGCTAAGGAGCTAACACGTTAGCTTGATAAGTATATTTTGCTAAGATGTGTCATTATGCCACGCTTGCCTAACAATGTTCTCTGAAACTTAACAAAGATCCTGAACCATGGGGAAAGAAAGGGCCCAGAAGAAGTCTTTCCAGCAGAGTCTGGAGGACATCAAGGAGAGGATGAAGGAGAAGAGAAATAAACGACTGGCCAGTGCTGCAGCTCCGGGCATTGGGCGGCGCAGAACGATGCACAAAAACAGTGGTAAGTGGTAGAACTTTTGTAGCATAATAGTCATGGCAGTCAGTAATTTAGAAACCATGGCATGCAAAAATGTAAAGAGTAAATTGAGATGTTTTTtgtcataaaataaacaaaatcctTCCCGTATCCCCCTTAGGGACTAATTCTACAAACACAATCCTTAAGGGTGTGCAGCTGAACAACAAAGTGCTAGCTGTGGCCCTGCAAGCTGAGAAGGAGAAAGTGAGGCAGACCAGCGCTGTGATTCTGCAGTTGAAAAGGGAGCAGCAGGCCCTGTTTCTTCACCTGCTTCTGCTCAAGAGGAAGCTGAAAGAGCAGGAGGCTCGAGCAGCGAATGCTTCAGAGGTAGGCTCTGAGACATGCTTCCTGTTTATGTCCCGTGTCAGATGCATGTCTCTTAAATCAGGTGGTTCCAAGTCCTACTATAGTTGCCTCGATAATTAATGCAAAATGCCATTGTAATATTTTATTTCTATGTATGCTGGTCTAGACTAAAGCCCCAGGCATACCCATTGAGCCCCAGCATCCTTTGGATTCAGCaaggcaagtttttttttttttttttttttaagtgaaatgTTTCTGAAAATTTCAATCATATTGTTTTGCCTGAGTTGACTGTCAGGATGTGTTACCTTTGAATTTACAGAAGAAAGAGGACAAGCCAGAACCCCGATGAGCATATTCTGTGCCAAGCTTCACCAATTAGTGCAGGTATAAACATAATCTGATATTCTAACTATTTATTGGGTATTAGCCATAAAAGCTAACATATAACCACCACAGTATTTTTATGTATGTAACAATAAGCCAAATTTAGTAGATGTTATAATGTAGATTAGTCTGGGAGCCAGACATGCTTGGTAGGATGCTAATGTCAacattttatgtatttatttgttaGGAAAAATGTACAttaaccaacaaaaaaaaattattaaatgtAAACATACCTGAGTTAATCAAAGTCTAAAGTTAATTGTTAGCCCTTTTACTTTACGTTATTCGACATACATTTTTCAGTAATGCAACATTACCATCAAAGTAGCAATTCAAAGACCCCATTCTCTAATTAGCATAGACAATAAAAAATGAAATTGGCAATGATGCTCCGAAGAAGAGTAATGAATGAGTGAATATATTGCTAATTCCACAGTACAGTAGGATGTTGGTTAGGTTTAGTCTGTTAGTAAGTCAGAATTGTTTGACATGTCCCGTTTTAGAttaaaaataattgttttaCAATAGCATGGCAGCACTCCGAATCGTAATCGGATGGTGAGATGGCCAGACATTTGTATACATGCATGTCTCAATCATTGTTATGTCTTAATCAGCTGAAATAAGAATAATTCAAAGTAAAATTACTGATCTAAGTTGGGccccagaaaaaaagaaaataaccatTTTGCTTGTTAATCTAAGGTCACAAGTTGTCTTTGCAAAGATGAACATTAAAGTTATCCTAAGAATGATTTATGGCCAATTTTAAGCGTAGCTGTTCTTCAGACTATGGCCTGCTAATCAGATCTTTAGATGGCTCAGTGACGGAGGTGGTGTCTATCATAACCTTATAtcttgatttttgtattttatttttatagatCCTCAACCATCTAAAAAGAATAGAGAACTTCATAGTGACAAAGAGGTTACATTGCCATCCACAGTAGGTGTGAGGCGCCGACGCACAGACagaagaagcaggaggaggtCTAACCGCATGCAGGACCCAAGCCTGTTGAGTGAGGGAGACCCTGTTGCTGGATTTGGGGCTGTAATACCAAGTCCTATTCTCAGTGACGGTACAAAACCAAATCAAacacagaaagcagcagaaccaGAGGTGGCAGGTGATGGTGTCACTGAGGTATTGTATCACTCTACTCCTGAACCTGCCCCTCCCAAAAAACGACAGCAGCAGGCAAGCAGGAAACAGGCCCAGCAGCAGCCCCGCTCCAAACCAGAACCGGCTTCACGGAAACCCGAGAGAGGCCGTAAACCAGAGCGTGCCCCATTAAAGAAACCATGGGAGAATTCCAAACCCAGAGCCCGCTCAAAGAGTCGGGATCGGTCAGCCGCAAGGGCCAAAACAGCACCTCAACAGCAGGGCAACAAGCTCAACACCTCACTGGGATGTAACGACACCTTCGACTTCGACTGTGAAGAGACAGTCCACATCGCACCGTTCAAGGCCAAGGCAGAGGACAATCAGCCAGCCACACCCATCTGTGAAGAGGCCCAAGCTGAAGCTGCAGTTTCCAAACAGAGTGAGACAGGCTCGTCGTCACCCTCTTCGGAATCAGAGGACAGCCTATATGTCCCTCAGAAGACGAGGCGGAAACAAGCCTCTCCTGACAAGCCCAAAGTCATCACTACTCGTAGAGGCCGGCCCTCGAAGGTAGtcagaggaaaagaaaacatcCCTCCAAAACAGGAGATGGCAGGTGAATGTTTACCTTTGTCCCTCTCAACTTCGGTTTAATTTGTACTTTTGCAACTATGGCTTCATAATTTTGTATTTTGTAGTCTTCAGAGATGAAGAGTCAACCCCCAAAGCAGCAGAGACGGCAAAGGGTGAAGTTGATCTTCACTGCTCACCTGATTTAAGCTTCTCCAACAGCCCCGACTCTGTTGGGTTGGAACAGGAAAATCCCAAAGGTGAGTAAATGTTAGGTTTGTTTCGCATGTGTTAACGTTGTGTCGCAAATTATAAAACCTCAGGGAAGACTGTTAGGAGCTGACATGCTGTAGTGCATCATCAGGAggatttaaaagcaaaacatttcCTTTATACTCAACTTGGTTCATTGAGTTTCTTTCTGATTATCTGCGATACATGCGGAGCACAGTGTAAATGAACTTGTTCTGATGGAATACCTTTGTTGGAAGCTGGATATGTCAATCACCAAACACCACTGATATGAGAAAAGAGGCG
Encoded proteins:
- the sgo1 gene encoding shugoshin 1 produces the protein MGKERAQKKSFQQSLEDIKERMKEKRNKRLASAAAPGIGRRRTMHKNSGTNSTNTILKGVQLNNKVLAVALQAEKEKVRQTSAVILQLKREQQALFLHLLLLKRKLKEQEARAANASETKAPGIPIEPQHPLDSARRKRTSQNPDEHILCQASPISADPQPSKKNRELHSDKEVTLPSTVGVRRRRTDRRSRRRSNRMQDPSLLSEGDPVAGFGAVIPSPILSDGTKPNQTQKAAEPEVAGDGVTEVLYHSTPEPAPPKKRQQQASRKQAQQQPRSKPEPASRKPERGRKPERAPLKKPWENSKPRARSKSRDRSAARAKTAPQQQGNKLNTSLGCNDTFDFDCEETVHIAPFKAKAEDNQPATPICEEAQAEAAVSKQSETGSSSPSSESEDSLYVPQKTRRKQASPDKPKVITTRRGRPSKVVRGKENIPPKQEMAVFRDEESTPKAAETAKGEVDLHCSPDLSFSNSPDSVGLEQENPKEPHGEETREDCFLPVSPLVEAEMMRIDSVLSNFGDTSCEAPTLLRHQTPQRLKTCAKRGLGVRTGGRGLSLCDVTNLSPAAYRNFSCGGSRSSDARCSTPVPARKRRCSIAVDYKEPSLNAKLRRGDKFTDLQFLRSPVFKQKSGRRSVQKSRNSMSSQQPFEKYNESFVGCR